In one Conger conger chromosome 5, fConCon1.1, whole genome shotgun sequence genomic region, the following are encoded:
- the mep1a.1 gene encoding meprin A, alpha (PABA peptide hydrolase), tandem duplicate 1, with amino-acid sequence MGLLQLLLLTALVAVCNSYAIPLSFRLNEVNGDEINDNPYLNLGAKTRLIEGDMALPPGRNALADTAYRWKFPIPYILADSLDLNAKGAIFQAFEMYRLKSCVDFKPYNGEKTYIKFEKLDGCWSMVGDQQTGQRLSLGSGCDHKAVIEHELLHALGFYHEQSRTDRDDYVDIWLDQVIPGMEHNFNKYDDSYITDQNTPYDYESIMHYRPYSFNKNDSIPTITTKIKVFNNIIGQYLDFSALDVLRLNRMYNCSSPLTLLDQCAFEYINICGMIQGSSDDADWVHTLSTPGSQDHTLIGRCRDAGFFMHFDTGTGAVNEAAVLESRVLYPRRELQCLQFFYKMTGSTKDRLVIWVKMDDGTGTVRRLKKVHTFWADEDRDWKIAHVPLEVGTKFRYSFQGVRGDPAQSSGGIFVDDISLTETRCPAAVWQIRNFSTVLQNSDLNTVLQSPRFYSPEGYGFGVTLRPRSSYTDYTGGYTGLYFHLASGENDGILQWPAVNRQATLTVMDQDPDIRLRMSTARSLTTDRMTDSNGGLYWDNPAITGTFDKDCQCFRGGSWGWSNFVKHFDLRRRNYMKNDDLIIFIDFEDLTPLIKTEVPVRSQE; translated from the exons ATGGGCTTGCTTCAGCTTCTCCTCCTGACAGCACTGGTTGCAGTGTGTAATTCATATGCT ATTCCCCTCTCGTTCCGATTGAATG AAGTGAATGGAGATGAGATTAATGATAACCCGTACCTGAACTTGG GTGCAAAGACTCGATTGATTGAGGGGGATATGGCCTTACCT CCAGGACGCAATGCTCTTGCTGACACTGCATACAGATGGAAATTCCCCATTCCTTACATTCTGGCTGATAGCCTTG atttgaATGCCAAAGGAGCCATCTTCCAAGCATTTGAAATGTACCGCTTGAAATCTTGCGTCGATTTCAAGCCCTACAACGGAGAAAAGACGTATATCAAGTTCGAAAAATTAGATGG GTGCTGGTCCATGGTGGGTGACCAGCAGACAGGGCAGAGGCTGTCCCTGGGGTCTGGATGTGACCACAAGGCTGTGATCGAGCACGAGCTGCTACACGCTCTGGGCTTTTACCACGAGCAGTCGCGCACCGACCGCGATGACTACGTGGACATCTGGCTCGACCAGGTCATTCCAG GCATGGAGCACAATTTTAATAAGTATGACGACTCCTACATTACTGACCAAAACACTCCCTATGATTATGAATCTATTATGCATTACCGTCCGTACTCCTTCAACAAGAACGACAGCATTCCCACCATCACCACGAAGATCAAAGTGTTCAACAACATCATTGGCCAGTATTTGGATTTTAGCGCCCTTGATGTGCTCAGGCTAAACAGGATGTATAATTGCT CGTCTCCTCTCACACTATTGGACCAGTGTGCCTTTGAGTACATCAACATCTGCGGGATGATCCAGGGCTCCAGCGATGACGCAGACTGGGTTCACACCTTGAGCACGCCTGGATCCCAGGACCACACCCTGATCGGACGCTGCAGGG ATGCAGGGTTCTTCATGCATTTCGACACTGGAACGGGAGCGGTGAACGAGGCGGCCGTGCTGGAGTCCCGGGTCCTGTACCCCCGGAGggagctgcagtgtctgcagttctTCTACAAAATGACCGGCAGCACCAAGGACAGGCTGGTGATCTGGGTGAAGATGGACGACGGGACCGGGACAGTCCGAAGGCTGAAGAAGGTCCACACGTTTTGGG CGGATGAAGACCGAGATTGGAAAATCGCCCACGTGCCCCTGGAGGTGGGCACCAAGTTCCGCTACTCCTTCCAGGGCGTGCGGGGGGACCCGGCCCAATCCAGCGGCGGGATATTCGTGGACGACATCAGCCTGACAGAGACCCGCTGCCCCGCCGCCGTGTGGCAGATCCGCAACTTCTCCACCGTGCTGCAGAACTCGGACCTGAACACCGTCCTCCAGAGCCCCAGGTTCTACAGCCCCGAGGGCTATGGCTTCGGGGTGACCCTCAGGCCGCGGTCCAGCTACACCGACTACACGGGCGGCTACACCGGGCTCTACTTCCACCTGGCCAGCGGGGAGAACGACGGCATCCTCCAGTGGCCTGCAGTGAACAGGCAGGCCACCCTCACCGTCATGGACCAGGACCCCGACATTCGGCTCAGGATGTCCACCGCCCGCAGCCTCACCACTGACAGGATGACCG aCTCTAATGGCGGGCTGTACTGGGACAACCCTGCGATAACAGGAACCTTTGATAAAGATTGCCAGTGTTTCAGGGGGGGCTCCTGGGGCTGGAGCAACTTCGTGAAGCACTTTGACCTGCGCAGGCGGAATTACATGAAAAACGATGACCTCATTATATTCATTGACTTTGAAG ATCTAACACCCCTGATCAAAACAGAAGTTCCTGTCAGGTCACAGGAGTGA
- the mep1a.2 gene encoding meprin A subunit alpha, producing MVFNPSFRNIVLTIGIIFEVQAIPALYDGEADRGELRDDIPEINLELFEGDIAGDPKRNAILDETARWKFPIPYILTDSLDLNAKGVILQAFEMYRLKSCVDFKPYEGEQTYLSFTKLSGCWSFVGDLHEGQNLSIGARCDSKAIVEHELLHALGFYHEQSRSDRDDYVKIWWDQIIPGKEHSFNKYEDDFITDVNTPYDYESIMHYRPLSFNKNETVPTITTTIPSFNDIIGQRLDFSAVDLVRLNRVYKCPSTVTLLDQCSFEQINICGMIQGEEDDADWVQTLSTSGSEDQTLVGRCRDAGYFMQFKTSGLEAGKSAVLESRILYPKRSQQCLQFFYKTTGNSNNMLVIWTKTDDGTGDVRRLKKVHTIIGDGDESWKIAHVTLNSKDKFRYVFQGIAGQNAGGGILVDDVTLSEARCPSNVWQIRNFTGLIRSTPNGQAIVSSPVYSTEGYGYGVSVYPNGNAISEVGYVSVYFHLVSTENDGVLEWPALNRQATIIAMDQDPDVRLRMSASGSFTTELSPNWEKPGSGGTWVESCQCYWGTGLGWSTFISHKQLMRRSFLKNDDLIITSDFEDLSHLVKSEVPVRPKPARPLQDGPVDPAEVPKWREARSVIADPCRPNPCLNGGVCVEQNGRASCRCASSQATFYTGAICEKQRIEGNVLGVLIGGAAGTVALTVAIIAVIRRKR from the exons ATGGTCTTCAATCCATCATTCAGGAATATAGTTTTGACTATAGGTATTATATTCGAG gtTCAAGCCATTCCAGCACTGTATG ATGGTGAAGCTGACAGAGGGGAGCTAAGGGATGATATTCCTGAAATAAATCTTG AACTGTTTGAGGGGGATATTGCTGGTGAT CCAAAACGAAATGCAATATTGGATGAGACTGCAAGATGGAAGTTTCCCATACCTTACATATTAACCGATTCATTGG aTCTGAATGCAAAAGGCGTGATTCTCCAAGCATTTGAAATGTACCGTCTGAAATCGTGCGTAGACTTCAAACCCTACGAAGGAGAGCAGACATACCTTTCCTTCACGAAACTGAGCGG ATGTTGGTCGTTTGTCGGAGATTTGCACGAGGGCCAAAACCTTTCCATTGGTGCGAGGTGTGACAGCAAGGCCATCGTTGAACACGAGCTTCTACACGCGCTGGGATTTTATCACGAGCAATCCAGATCAGACCGAGATGATTATGTCAAAATCTGGTGGGATCAAATCATTCCTG GAAAAGAGCACAGCTTCAACAAATATGAGGACGACTTCATCACTGACGTAAACACACCCTATGACTATGAATCAATAATGCACTACAGGCCCCTCTCATTCAACAAGAATGAAACCGTACCCACCATAACCACGACCATTCCGTCCTTCAACGACATCATCGGCCAGCGTCTGGACTTCAGCGCCGTTGACCTGGTCCGGCTCAACCGCGTGTACAAGTGCC CCTCCACGGTAACCCTCTTGGACCAGTGCTCCTTTGAGCAGATCAATATATGTGGCATGATTCAGGGTGAAGAGGATGATGCTGACTGGGTCCAGACACTGAGCACCTCTGGGTCAGAGGATCAAACCCTGGTGGGGCGGTGCAGAG ATGCTGGATATTTCATGCAGTTCAAAACCTCGGGGTTGGAAGCGGGTAAAAGTGCTGTCCTGGAGTCTCGTATTCTGTACCCCAAGAGAAGCCAGCAGTGCCTTCAGTTCTTCTACAAGACAACGGGAAACTCCAACAACATGCTTGTCATCTGGACCAAAACAGACGATGGGACAGGGGACGTCCGTAGACTCAAGAAAGTGCACACAATCATAG GCGACGGAGATGAATCCTGGAAGATTGCTCACGTGACGCTTAACAGCAAGGACAAATTCCGCTATGTCTTCCAGGGCATCGCTGGCCAGAACGCAGGCGGTGGAATTCTCGTCGATGACGTAACCTTGTCCGAGGCTCGTTGCCCCAGCAACGTCTGGCAAATCCGCAACTTCACCGGCCTGATCCGATCCACTCCCAACGGCCAGGCTATTGTCAGTTCACCGGTGTACAGCACGGAGGGCTACGGTTACGGAGTTAGTGTGTATCCCAATGGTAACGCCATCTCAGAGGTGGGCTACGTGAGCGTATATTTCCACCTGGTCAGCACGGAGAATGACGGAGTTCTGGAGTGGCCCGCTTTGAACAGGCAGGCCACCATAATCGCCATGGATCAGGATCCGGATGTGCGGCTTAGAATGTCGGCCAGCGGGAGCTTCACCACGG AATTGAGTCCGAATTGGGAAAAACCAGGTTCCGGAGGAACGTGGGTTGAATCCTGCCAGTGCTACTGGGGGACGGGATTAGGATGGAGTACATTTATTTCACACAAGCAGCTCATGAGGAGAAGTTTCCTGAAGAATGATGACCTTATTATAACCTCTGACTTTGAAG ATCTGAGCCATCTGGTGAAGTCAGAGGTTCCTGTCAGGCCAAAACCTGCCCGTCCTCTCCAGGACGGGCCGGTGGACCCCGCTGAGGTCCCGAAATGGCGAGAGGCACGCTCTGTTATCGCCGACCCGTGTCGACCCAATCCCTGTCTGAacgggggggtgtgtgttgagcaAAATGGGCGGGCTTCATGCAG ATGTGCATCGAGTCAGGCCACTTtctacacgggtgccatctgtGAGAAACAGCGGATTGAAGGGAACGTCCTTGGGGTGCTGATTGGTGGTGCTGCTGGCACAGTTGCTTTGACAGTGGCCATTATCGCAGTCATCCGGAGAAAACGCTGA
- the LOC133128546 gene encoding adhesion G-protein coupled receptor F1-like, with product MRNGEETRKFNCNMTFRGTTFVKEATVHFLNKDENFSCNDPYGPGKENDEVSIGCTMAINGSQTYRCENATWIFVSSNCLLPEIKELEIESKSLDLENIVVFVSRVRNVTETFEADVVISTANILTVVDILTAVLDVINGTEVNDTVIVDFLSTVNVLVGNNTEGTWGLLNEDDDTNNTSSQLLASVEGIVQAIENTTINLTRSNIELNKEVFSGNFIMTFSSTDNINVFESMPRFQTAITTVLFRTLHFVLPARSLTSPNNTINGAVILAYTNSTVTNVTLTFNIRNTTLANPQCVFWNFSETAWDSSGCEVETDGNETITCFCNHLTSFSILMSPSIPEAIRLVLDFITYIGVGISLGSLVLCLIIEGIVWTVVTRNDISYMRHVTIVNIAVSLLIANIWFIIGAAISDIDEETPVGPCSAATFFIHFFYLALFFWMLISGLLLFYHMVMVFAHMSKRTMMAISFSVGYGAPLIIAVVTVAVTAPQNGYFRQNDACWLNWFQTKALLAFVIPALAIVVINFLILIVVLYKLLRRGVGENQSDERNALVVIARCVALLTPFFGLTWGFGIGVMLAPESIGLHVVFAVLNSLQGFFVLVFGTLLDSRIRAALAGRFSFLNTSSNRSNRTRTTSGGPSSSSGLGLFRRHRRDAYHVSEPATSSQSNTASESFMNT from the exons ATGAGAAATGGAGAGGAGACCCGGAAGTTTAATTGCAATATGACATTCAGAGGTACTACATTTGTAAAGGAAGCTACCGTgcactttttaaataaag atgagaatttttcttgtaaTGACCCATATGGCCCTGGGAAAGAAAATGACGAGGTTTCTATAGGCTGCACAATGGCCATAAATGGCAGCCAGACATACCGATGTGAGAATGCCACATGGATATTTGTGAGCAGCAATTGCCTCTTACCTGAAATTAAGGAGCTAGAAATAGAATCAAAG AGTTTGGATCTAgaaaacattgttgtttttgtatcgAGAGTCCGTAATGTCACCGAGACATTCGAAGCTGATGTAGTCATTTCAACTGCAAATATTTTAACCGTTGTGGACATACTGACAGCTGTTCTGGATGTTATAAATGGTACGGAAGTCAACGACACTGTGATTGTG GATTTCCTGAGTACTGTGAATGTTTTAGTTGGAAACAATACAGAAGGAACCTGGGGACTGTTAAATGAAGACGACGACACCAACAACACTAGTTCTCAATTACTGGCATCAGTAGAGGGAATCGTACAAGCCATTGAAAACACAACCATTAATCTTACAAGATCCAATATTGAGCTAAACAAAGAAGTATTCTCTGGTAACTTCATCATGACCTTTAGTTCAACTGACAATATAAATGTTTTCGAATCAATGCCTCGCTTCCAAACTGCAATTACCACTGTACTCTTTCGCACCCTGCACTTCGTTTTACCAGCACGGAGCCTTACCAGTCCGAATAACACAATTAACGGAGCCGTCATATTAGCCTACACGAACAGCACAGTTACTAACGTCACTTTGACGTTCAATATAAGAAACACAACACTGGCCAATCCTCAGTGTGTCTTTTGGAACTTCAGTGAAACAGCATGGGACTCGTCAGGGTGCGAGGTGGAAACGGACGGGAATGAGACCATAACGTGTTTCTGTAACCACCTGACctctttctccattctgatgtcACCTTCCATCCCTGAAGCAATCCGACTCGTTTTGGATTTCATCACCTACATTGGAGTAGGCATATCATTGGGCAGCCTGGTCCTGTGCCTTATCATTGAAGGCATTGTGTGGACTGTCGTCACCAGAAACGACATATCCTACATGCGGCATGTTACCATCGTCAACATCGCTGTGTCCCTGCTTATTGCAAACATATGGTTTATCATCGGGGCGGCCATATCAGATATTGACGAGGAGACGCCAGTCGGCCCCTGCAGTGCTGCGACCTTTTTCATCCACTTCTTTTACCTGGCCTTGTTCTTCTGGATGTTGATTTCAGGCCTGCTGCTCTTTTACCACATGGTTATGGTCTTCGCCCATATGTCCAAGAGGACCATGATGGCCATCAGCTTCTCAGTAGGCTATGGCGCCCCCCTCATCATCGCTGTCGTCACGGTTGCAGTCACGGCACCGCAGAACGGATACTTCCGGCAAAACGACGCCTGCTGGCTCAACTGGTTCCAGACAAAGGCCCTCCTTGCTTTTGTGATTCCTGCCCTGGCCATAGTGGTCATAAATTTCCTCATCCTGATTGTGGTACTGTATAAATTgttgaggaggggagtgggagagaacCAGTCAGATGAGAGAAATGCCTTGGTGGTCATCGCAAGGTGTGTCGCTCTCCTCACCCCTTTCTTTGGACTCACGTGGGGATTCGGAATAGGAGTCATGCTCGCACCGGAAAGCATTGGCCTTCACGTTGTGTTCGCCGTTCTTAATTCATTACAG GGTTTCTTTGTTTTAGTGTTTGGGACACTGTTAGACAGCAGG ATACGAGCAGCATTAGCAGGGAGGTTCTCCTTTTTAAACACAAGCTCCAACCGCTCCAACCGCACAAGG ACCACAAGTGGAGGTCCCTCTTCATCAAGTGGATTGGGTCTGTTTCGAAGGCATAGAAGAG ATGCATACCATGTCTCGGAACCTGCAACCTCAAGCCAGTCAAATACCGCTTCTGAATCTTTCATGAACACTTAA